NNNNNNNNNNNNNNNNNTcttaatttcatttttacTTCCACTTTTAATTTCATCTTTACTTccatttttaatatcatcTTTACTTCCTTTcttaatttcatttttacTTCCACTTTTAATTTCATCTTTACTTccatttttaatttcatcTTTACTTTCACTTTTACCACTATTCATACTACCCGTGCTACTTccttttaatttttcttcatatttctttttaacgtcatctataaaaaatgaaaagtCTTTAAATACATTAAATCTTCTTATTTTCAATGTTGGAGTTAGGTAATTTTTGGTGTCCCATGGTTTGGAAGTCAAGTATATGTCATTTATAACATTGTATCTATTTAAATTagtttttttaaaaatttcCATCATTTTCCCCTTTACATAATCAACATAAATAGTctcatttaatatttcatcAATTAATTTTTCTGAAAAATTTTTCTCATCTAAACCAGTtatttttaacatattatcattctttaaacttataaataatttatatttgtcCACAGAAAGAATGCCTAATGGACCATCCATAGAATCATCACCATATGCGACACAAAAATTTACAAATGGAATCTGTGAATACaaattatttatcatttcGGTTTCTATGTATTCACCTTGAGATAATTTAACCAAACCCTTTGATCTATCTAAAAATGTTAAAGAACcattatcattaatttGTACAATATCTCCTGTTTTAAAATAACCATCTTTTGTGAATGCATTTTCTGTACATTCCTTTTCTAAAAAGTACCCACTAAACATAGAATCActtttaattaataattctCCTTTTGGTACAGTATCTGTAGCAGTATAAATTTCCCAAGTTCTTACTTTGTATCTTGTGCTAGGAGAAACAGCTACTCCCATACTTTCTGCGTTACTATCTTCTACATCTTGTAAAAATATGGGACCAGTAGATTCTGTTAAACCATAGCcttgataataattaacATTTAATAGAACACTTAACCCCTCAGCAACGTCTGGAGAGAGTTTCCCACCACCATTCAAAATAACATCCATATTAGGGTTTATCTTCTCCTTAATTTTACTTGATACAGATGTAACACCTTCAACAACCTTACTAAAAGCTCCATCATTATTTCCTTTACGTAAATTTATAGCTTGTTTTGCTATAAATTTCTTGCAACCTGTTAAGTTATTTACTTCTGTCATAATATTAGAATACATTCTACTAAAAACCTTAGGTACCCCAAATATTATTTCACTATTAGAATTACATATATCACTATTCAGATATTTAATATCTCTACTccatatattaatttttacaCCCAATAATAATGCCGTTAAAACAAGAATTCTTTCATATACATGAGACATCGGTAAATACGATAAATGtgtttttatatgatattcttttattatattattatcacatAAAGGTATTACACTATTATAGAAATTCTTATTGCTTAACATAACACCTTTTGGTTTTCCGGAAGTTCCAGATGTATACACAATGGAGGAAATAAAATTGGGATCTTCGTTTTGAATTGTAACATTGGTTACTTCTTTCTCTGTCATATTATCAAATACGATAATACTTACACCAACCTTATTAGcttgtttttttaatgaaCTAATcttttctattttttccttatcATATTCTAAGGAAGCCAAAATGTTATCTTCTCCCTTACCAGATTCATTATAATTGGCTTTATTACTACTTTTTCTTGAACCATTacttttttcttcattttgtGAGTTTATTTTTTCACTACGTTTAGATAGGTTATCTAAGATTATGAGCTTTTTCAAATATGGCAATTCATTTTTACGACACAATAATCCTTCAATCAAATCTAAATCTAAACATAACCATTCTAATTTTGAActatttaatatatctataatTATATCTATACTAAATTTCGACTGAATTACTAATGTTGTAACGCCACTCATCATACAAGCAAAATCGGTAATTAACCAGTTAGTTGAATTATTACCATATAAACCTAATAATCGAAATTTCCCattattcttttcttcattatatattttttctgGAACGCCAGTACCATTATATGTATTCAAAGAATGACTAAACGATAATACctttttgaaaaaatttCCATATGTTATAGAATTTTCTGCTTGTCCGCAAGAATTCTCGACTATTGctaatttattattatctaatttatatttatctaaaaaaaagttcataagatgtttatatttatatattgaactttttgttttataatttttcatacAGTATACGCTCgattcatttttattttctacACTTTTACATATTTCTGTGAAGTTATTTTTTCCATTATTATTCTggaagaaaaataataaaagacaaaataaatataaaaaaagcATAAACAAACTTACCATAACATTCATTTTATTCtataaaaacatttaaaatgtaacacaaata
This region of Plasmodium gaboni strain SY75 chromosome 12, whole genome shotgun sequence genomic DNA includes:
- a CDS encoding acyl-CoA synthetase → MNVMVSLFMLFLYLFCLLLFFFQNNNGKNNFTEICKSVENKNESSVYCMKNYKTKSSIYKYKHLMNFFLDKYKLDNNKLAIVENSCGQAENSITYGNFFKKVLSFSHSLNTYNGTGVPEKIYNEEKNNGKFRLLGLYGNNSTNWLITDFACMMSGVTTLVIQSKFSIDIIIDILNSSKLEWLCLDLDLIEGLLCRKNELPYLKKLIILDNLSKRSEKINSQNEEKSNGSRKSSNKANYNESGKGEDNILASLEYDKEKIEKISSLKKQANKVGVSIIVFDNMTEKEVTNVTIQNEDPNFISSIVYTSGTSGKPKGVMLSNKNFYNSVIPLCDNNIIKEYHIKTHLSYLPMSHVYERILVLTALLLGVKINIWSRDIKYLNSDICNSNSEIIFGVPKVFSRMYSNIMTEVNNLTGCKKFIAKQAINLRKGNNDGAFSKVVEGVTSVSSKIKEKINPNMDVILNGGGKLSPDVAEGLSVLLNVNYYQGYGLTESTGPIFLQDVEDSNAESMGVAVSPSTRYKVRTWEIYTATDTVPKGELLIKSDSMFSGYFLEKECTENAFTKDGYFKTGDIVQINDNGSLTFLDRSKGLVKLSQGEYIETEMINNLYSQIPFVNFCVAYGDDSMDGPLGILSVDKYKLFISLKNDNMLKITGLDEKNFSEKLIDEILNETIYVDYVKGKMMEIFKKTNLNRYNVINDIYLTSKPWDTKNYLTPTLKIRRFNVFKDFSFFIDDVKKKYEEKLKGSSTGSMNSGKSESKDEIKNGSKDEIKSGSKNEIKKGSKDDIKNGSKDEIKSGSKNEIK